The Streptomyces sp. NBC_00576 genome contains the following window.
CTCAAGGGCGCGCTCGCGCTCCCGGGATTCGGCCAGCTTCGCGCTGGTGGCCTCCAACTCGCGGCTGAGCGCGGCGAGTTCGGCGTTGGCCGGACCGTGGGGCGCGGTGAAGTCGCCGCCGTCTCCGAAGGAGCGGGCGGCGAGGGTGAGTTCGCGGCTGCCGGCGACCACCCAGCGGCCGAGCACCAGCGCGGTGGCCAGGGAGACGACGGCCGCCATCGCGACCACCGTCGTGACCACGGACAGGTCGTGCGCGGACAGGAACATCGCCTGCGCCACGGCCAGGGTGCCCGCGAGCATCGCGGTCACGGCGACCGCCGCCACCACGGTGAGCGAGCTGGTCAGCGACCGGCGGCGCAGCAGCCACAGGGTGCCCGCGCCGAGCAGCCCGGCCCCGCCGGCGCCGAGGAAGGCGTACAGGGCGATGAGAAGGGTGTCGCGCATGATCACTCCTGGCCCTGGCCGGCGGCGCCCGCCGGATCGAATCGGTAGCCGACGCCCCACACCGTCTGGATCAGGCGGGGCCGGGCGGGATCGTCCTCGACCTTGTTGCGCAGCCGGCGGACGTGCACCGTGACAGTGGAGAGGTCGCCGAAGTCCCAGCCCCACACCTCGCGCATCAGATCCTCGCGGCTGTAGGCCCGGCCCGGATGCCGGAGGAAGAACGCGAGCAGGTCGAACTCGCGCAGGGTGAGGGCCAGTTCGGCGCCGTTCTTGGCGGCGCGGCGGGCGGCCGGGTCGACGGTGAGGCCGGCCCCGCCGAGGGGCCGCGCGCCCACCGGGGGCCGGGTGCGGCGCAGTACGGACTCCACTCGCAGCACCAGCTCCCGGGGGCTGAACGGCTTCGTCACGTAGTCGTCCGCGCCCACTTCCAAGCCCATGATGCGGTCGTCCTCGTCGCCGCGGGCGGTGAGCATGATGACCGGGACGGGGCCGCGTCCGCGCAGCCGCCGGCACACCTCCAGGCCGTCCATGCCGGGCAGCATCAGGTCGAGAACCACCAGGTCGGGCCAGTGCGCGGCGGCGCCGGCGAGGGCGGTCGGCCCGTCCTCCGCCCGGTCCACCAGATATCCGGCGCGATCGAGGTAGCCCGAGACGACCTCGGCGACGGTGGGATCGTCGTCGACGACGAGGACCCGGGCGCGGGCGGCCCCGGCCCCTCGGCCGGCGGAGGTGTCCGCTGCCTGCTCGTGTGGCTGCTGTTCCATACAGCCAGCGTCGCACCACGTGCTCTCGCGCGGCGCCCCGCAGCCGTCCGCAGGCACTGACGTCCGCGTTTCGTAAGGAGCCGAAGTCCGATATGTACTGTTCGCGTTCGTAGGGTGAAAGTCGTGATGACCTCTTCCGCACCCGAGGACGTCGATGTCGTCCTCCCCTGTCTGAACGAGGCCGAGGCCCTGCCGTGGGTACTCGACCGCGTTCCTCCCGGTTGGCGCGCCATCGTCGTGGACAACGGCTCCACCGACGGCTCGGCCGACATCGCCCGCGAGCGCGGCGCGACCGTCGTGCACGAAGCCCGGCGCGGCTTCGGCGCCGCCTGCCATGCCGGGCTGACTGCCGCGACGGCCGAGATCGTGTGTTTCTGCGACTGCGACGCCTCGCTGGATCCGGCCCTGCTCATGCCGTTCGTACGCGAAGTGCAAGGCGGCGAGGCCGATTTGGTGCTCGGGCGGCGTCGGCCGCAGGGCCGGGGTGCCTGGCCCGTCCATGCGCGGGCCGGCAATCTCGCGCTCTCCCGGATGCTGCGCCGGCGTACCGGCCTGCGGCTGCACGACCTCGGTCCCCTGCGCGCCGCGCGCCGCGAGGCGCTGCTCGGTCTGGACCTGACCGACCGGCGCAGCGGCTACCCGTTGCAGATGGTCGTGCGCGCCGCCGACGCGGGCTGGCGCGTCACCGAGCACGACGTCCCGTACCTGCCGCGCTCCGGTGCCTCGAAAGTGACCGGGACCTGGCGCGGCACCTGGGAGGCGGTACGGGACATGAGCCGCGTCCTGGCTCAAGCGCCCGTCGTACCCACGGCGGCCGAAGTACAGGGCCACGAAGGAATCCGTCGATGACCACTCTGCTCGTCATCGCCAAGGAACCCCGGCCGGGACGGGTGAAGACCCGGCTCACTCCGCCGTTCACGCCCGAGGAGGCCGCGGCGCTCGCCGAGGCGGCCCTCACGGACACCCTGCGAACGGTGGCCGGGACACCCGTCCGGCGCCGGGTCCTGGTCCTCGACGGGACGGCCGGGCCCTGGCTGCCGCCCGGCTTCGACGTCGTACCGCAGTGCGCGGGCGGCCTCGACGAGAGGCTGGCGGCGGCCTTCGCCGGCTGCGACGGCCCGGCTCTGCTGATCGGGATGGACACCCCGCAGGTCACCCCGGGCCTGCTCACTGTGGACTTCGACGGGTACGACGCCTGCTTCGGTCCGGCCGACGACGGCGGCTTCTGGGCGCTCGGGCTGGCGGAGCCGGACCCCGAGTTGCTGCGTGGCGTCCCCATGTCGACGCCGGCCACCGGCGCCGTCCAGCGCGACCGGCTGGTCGCCGCGGGCCTGCGGGTACGTGAGCTGCCGCGGCTGCGGGACGTGGACACCGCAGCCGACGCCGAAGCGGTCGCCGCGGTGGCGCCGTACGGTTGCTTCGCCGCGGAACTGGCCCGGCTGGCCCGGCTGCGGACGGCCGGCCGCCGATGAGCACAGCGCATGAGGTGAGCACAGCTCGTGAGGTGACGGCACGTGAGATGACGGCGCGGGACACCTCCGGGCACAGCTGGTCCGCCGATCCCTACGCCGACGCCCTCCGGGCCGGCCGCGGACCGCTCTTCCTGCGTCGCGGCGACGGCTGGCTGCTGCCGCTGGACGTGGAGCGGTGGTGTGCGCGGGCCGACACCGTGGACCGGCAGGTCCTGGACCGGTGCGAGGGTGCTGTCCTCGACGTCGGGTGCGGGCCGGGAAGACTGGTCGCGGAACTCGCCGCCCGGGGCCGGACCGTGCTCGGCATCGACGTCAGCGAGGCCGCGGTCGCCCACACCGTGGGCCTCGGCGGGCCCGCCCTGTGGCGCTCGGTCTTCGATCCCCTGCCGGGCGAGGGCCGCTGGAACACCGCCCTGCTCCTGGACGACAACCTGGGCATCGGCGGCGACCCACGCGCCCTGCTGCGCAGACTGGCCCGACTGCTGCTGCCCGGCGGCCTGTTGATCGCCGAGACAGTCCCGGTGGATGTGGACGAGCGCGCCGACGTCCGCATCGTGTGCGGCACCGACGCACAGGGTGCCACCGGCGCCGCGTTCCCCTGGGCCCGGCTCGGCACCCCGGCGCTGCTGCGGTACGCCCGCCCGCTGGGCTGGCGCACCGTCGATCAGTGGACGGCCGGCGGCCGCTGTTTCGTCTCCCTGCGCAGCCGCAGCACCAGCAGCAGGGCGGACCCGCCGAACAGTACGGCGGTGATCAGCAGCCAGCGGGTGAGGAAGCCGTCCGCCGAGAGGCCGGTGGCCGACTCGTAGCCGGCCGCGACCCGGCCGCTGATCAGCGGGAACCACACCAGCAGCAGGAGCCCGGACAGAGCCGCCGGCACCCGGACGTACAGGGTCCGGTCCCGGCGGCCGACGGCACCGAGCACACCGGTGACCGCCCGGTCCAGGACCGCGTACAGCGGCAGAAACACCAGGTCGTGCAGGACCGCCGCGCCCACGAACCACAGCGTCACGCCGAGCCGGTCCCCGGAGAGCAGACGCATGCCCGCGTACCCCGTGAGCGCGAACGAGCAGGCCAGGAACAGAATCTGCAGGGGGCTTCCCAGCGGAGGGAGCGGAGGGAACGCTCTGCGCATCACAGGTCTCCGAACGTCATCCGGGCCACCCACTTGGTGTTGAGCACCCCGGGCGCCGCGGGCACGATGATCCGGGCCGGGTAGCCGTGGTCGGAGGTCAGCGGCTCACCGTTGACGTCCAGGGCCAGCAGCGAACGCGGGTCACGCACCTGGTTGGACCGCAGGGCGGCCTTGCGGAAGGCGCCACGTCGCTGGAGGGACTCCACCAGGACGTCGGGGGCCGCGTCCGCTTCGTAGCCGACCAGCGCGGCGAGTTCCCGCAGCCGTACGCCCCGCCACCACTGGTCGCCGGTGGACCACCCCTCGACACAGGCGATCGGCAACGCCGAACTGTGCAGCGGCAGTTCGAGCAGCTCGGCGCGGCTCAGCCGGATCGTCCCGGAGGGCCCGGTGACGACCAGCCGCCACACGTCCTCGCTCGTCTCCCGCGCGCTGATCCCCCGGGACGCGGCCGTCTTGTTGATCTGGAAGCCGCCGGGGCCACTGCCCGGATCGGCACCTCCGTGCGGCGCGAGGAGGGCCGTGCGCCGCAGCGGTCCGTCGAAGTTCTGCCCCACCGTGGTCCCGAACAGCAGCAGCGAGCCACCCCCGACCAGCCACAGCGCCCCGCGCCGGGACACGGTGGGCTCGGTCGGCCGCGGGGAGACCAGGGGGAAGTCCGGCTCCCCTCCCGCCTCCTCCTCGGGGCCCTTGCCCGCCCGCATGCGACGCACATTGCGTACGGCGGCGGGGCCCCGGAGCACCACGTGCACCACGAACGCGGCGAAGAACACCCAGGCGCCGTAGAAGTGCAGCGGATAGAAGGAGCCGGGGAAGACATAGTCCAGCTGGACGTTGAGCACACCCGTCACGAACTCGAACAGCACGCCGCCGACCAGGAACAGCAGGGAGATCCGCTCCAGGGCGTGCGCGAGGGACCGGGCCGGCGGCAGCGCGAACAGTTTGGGCACCACCGACCACAGTTTGGCCAGCAGGACGGGGACGAGGGTGATCCCGAGCGTGACATGGACGCCTTGGTTGAGCCGGTAGAGCCAGTAGGGACGCGTCGGCCAGGCGAAGAGGTAGAAGCCGAGCAGCCCCTTGTCCGGGGTCTTGTCGTTCACCCGTGCGAGGTCCGGGTTGTAGGCGGCGTACGACAGCAGACCCGTCACGAACAGCACGGTGATCCCGCCGAGCAGCACAAGACCGAGGACGGAGGTGAACCAGGGACCGCGTACGGGACTGCGCCAGAAACCGGGGGACGTGGGCGAGGAGGAAGGGGCGGGCAACCGTGACATGCGCCGACCGTAGGACGCCGCGGGCGCGGTAAGGGGCCTTCGACACATGACGAAACGCTGACGTCCGCACGCGCGGCGGCCTCGGCACGGCCCGCGCGGCCTAGCGTTCCCGTCGTGACCCGTGATCTTCTCCGAGACCTGTACGCGACCGTGGCCGCCGCCCTGCTTGTCGTGACGGCCGCGCTGGTCGGCATTGTGATCCAGCGGGCGAACGGCTCCCTGCACGTGGGTTGGCCTCCCCTGTACGCCTACTGGCGTCCCCACATCGGTCCCGGTACCCCGGCGGCGCTCGTCGTCGCGGCCGGGGTCGTGGCGTACGGCCCGCAGTTGGCCTCCCGGCTGCCGTGGCGCGCGCTCCTCGGCGCCGCGTGGGGCACGGCGATGGCGTGGACGTGGTCACTGGCACTGATCGACGGCTGGCAGCGCGGAATCGCGGTACGGCTCACGACCAGGTACGAGTACCTGCAGGTCATCGACCGCTTCCAGGACATCCCCGCGACGCTGCGGGACTTCACCGGCCACATCCTGATCGACTCCCCGGACCACTGGCCGGCCCATGTGGCGGGCCATCCTCCGGCGGCGACGGTCACGTTCGTCCTGCTCGACCGGGTCGGACTCGGCGGCGGGGGCTGGGCCGGAGTCTTCTGCATCACCGTGGGTGCGTCGGCATGCGTGGCGGTGCTGGTCGCCGTGCGGGCGCTCACGGACGAGGCCCTCGCGCGCCGGGCCGCGCCGTTCCTGGTGATGGCGCCGGCCGCCGTGTGGATGGGGACGTCCGCGGACGGCTACTTCGCGGCGGTCGCCGCCTGGACCATCGCCTTCCTCGCCCTCGCGGTCACCGGACACCGGCCCCGGCTCACCGGTTTCGCCTCCGGCCTCCTCTTCGGCCTCACCTGCTACCTCTCCTACGGCCTCACCCTCCTCGCCGTCATCGGGGGCGCCGCCCTGCTGCTCGGCGGCCCGCGCCGAACCCGACCCCTGCCGTACGCGCTCGCCGGAGTCGCCGTCGTCCCGCTCGCGTTCACCTTCGTGGGCTTCAACTGGTGGGAGGCGTACCGCCTCCTGGTCGAGCGCTACTACCAGGGGGCCGGCGGCATCCGGCCCTACGGGTACTGGGTGTGGGCCAACCTCGCCTGCACGGTCCTGGTCGTGGGCCCGGCGACAGTGGCGGGCCTGCGGCGCAGCGGTGCCACACTCCTCTCGGCCACGGCACGGCTCAGTCCACGTTCCTCCCCCGATGCTCCCCCGCCCGTCCGGACACCCGACCACCAGGGCCCTCCCGGGCGGGTCGTCTCCGCCCTGCGCCGACGTGTTGTGCCCCGGTCGGGTGGTCCCGGCGCCTCCCCCGACCTCCGCCTCGCCCTGCTCGTCGCCGCGGCGTTCTCCGCCTTGCTCATCGCCGACCTGTCCGGCATGAGCAAGGCGGAGACCGAACGCATCTGGCTGCCGTTCGCGATGTGGCTGCTCGCCTCATGCGCGTTCCTGACCCGACCCCGCACCTGGCTCGCCACGCAGGCCGTGATCGCCCTGCTGGTCAATCACCTGCTGCTGACCGGCTGGTGAAACGGCTGGTGAAAACGGCTGACCGACGGTGCCGGCCCGGCGCGGCCCCTTCCGCCAGTTCGCCTCACCCTCCAGTCCCATGATCGCCCGCTCGGTGGCGGGGAAGCATGCCGGCTTCGCCGGTGGGAGCGCTTCTCCCGGTCCCCGGACGAGGGCCGGTACTGCCGTCGGGCACCTGACGGCAGGACCACCGGCCGCCTACTCGGCCCGGGATCCGGCGGAGCGACTGCGGACGACGGCGAAGACCGCTGCCGCCAACCCCAGCACGCCCACGACCAGCCCAGCCACACCGAGCCCGCGGGCGGTCGAGTCACTGCTGGACGCGGTGGCCGTGGAGTTGCCTGAGCTCTTCGTGGTCGCCGAGGCGGAGGCGGTCGAGGCGCCGCCCTCCGCGCCCTCCGCATCGTCCGCGTCCTTGGCCGTGAGCTTGAGCACCGGCGCCGGGTTCTCCGGCTCGTCCCCGCCGGACTCCGCCTCCTCTATCCAGCGGACGATCTTGCCGTCGGAGTACGTCTGGAGGGTCTTGAAGGTCAACTGACCGGCGTCGTCGGGAAGTTGTCCGAAGGCCACGTCGAAGTCCTCGAACTGCCCGGCACCGATCCTCCCGCCGGTCCAGGTGATCTCGGAAACGGCGTCGGTGATGGTGCCGTCGTCGGTCTTGACCGGCGTCTTGAGCTTCGTGTTCGTGACCTTGGCGGTCCAGCCGTCCCGCGGCGAGACGAGCACGCCGAGCACGGGGTGGTCGGTCGGCAGGAAGACCTGCACCTTCGTGGTGCCGGCCGTGTCCTCCTCGTTGGGGACGCGGAAGGTCAGGACGCCGTCCGTGGCGCCCTTGGCGTAGCTCTCGGGGTGCATGGTGACATGCGCGGAGGCGACACCGGCGGCGGTGAGAACGCCGGCGGCGGCGAGGGCGACGACGACGCCGGACCGGCGCAGCGTGGTGGTGGTGCGAGTCGTGGACATGGCTGAGTGGATCTCCGTACTGGGGGGAGGGGATGTCGGGTTTCACATCGCGTACGACATCCCCTTCGGCGGTCCGCGCCGGTGCACGGCGTACCGCAACAGCACCTGCCGCGGCTGCCATGCCCCGTCGGCGCCGAGACGCGCGGGACCAGGCGCACTCGATGCGCCCCGGAATCCCCTCACCACCTGCCACCAGGCAGCGAGCCCCGGCAAGAACGCGGCCGCCCACCGCAGCAGCGACCACAACGCGGCCTCGCCGCACCGCAGCCACCAGGTCAGCACCAGGGCCGCCCCGATATGCGCGGCGGTGGCGTGCGGGGTCAGCGCGTGGGAGTGGGACATCCGCATCCCGTGCATGACCATCGCGGCGTGCGGCCGGGCAGCGCCGAAGGCCAGGTGCAGTCCGCCCTGGGACGCCAGCGTCACGCCACCGATCCCGGTCAGCGACCGCTCCCGCCCACCGAGCAGGCAGCCGACCACGAAGACCGGAACAGCCCCCGCAACCTGCACCCACACCGGCGGCGTCACTCCCACGGCCAGCGCATGTCCCCCAGCGGCGAGCAGCACGCACAGCACGGCGAGCACCGCCGCACGCAGGCTCCGCACCGCCAGGGAAGCACTCACGTCGCAGATGCTGCCATGCGGCGCGAGGGTCTCTCCCCTCGCCCCCGCATACGCACCACCGCCACGCCCACGGACACCGTTCAGTTCCCGCCTCCGCGAAAAAACGAGGGCAGCGGAAGCACCCGAGGGCGGCGTGCTGAATGCGGTAGCCGTTTCCTGCACTCCCTTGTCACAGCCGGATCGGCTCGCCGCCCTGCGTCGGATGGCGGAAGATCTGGCCGCCCCGGCTCAGGGCTCAGTCGGGTTGCCGAGGCCGGTGAGGGCGCCGACCGGGTCCAGGTCGGGGGTGCCGCGGGGCCACCAGTCGTCGTGGCCCGGTTCGGACTCGTACGCGTACCAGAGGCCGTCCCGGCCCAGGCGCAGCTGTATGTGGCCGCGTGGGTGGGTGAGGTGGTTGCGCCGGGGTCTGAAGGCGGGGAGGTCGGCGGCGAGGAGGAGGGGGCGGGCGCGGTCGAACCGTCCGGCCGGCGGGTCCCAGGCCTCTTCGAGGACCGCGAGTCCGTCGAGCCCGCCCTGCCGCCAGGCGGCCACCGCGCGCGCCAGTTCGGCCGGGGTTCGGTCGGCGGCTCTGGCGAGCGAGGAGTAGAGGGTGCGGGTGCCGGCGGTGAGGCCGGAGCCGGGGCGGGCGGCGGCGAGACGGACGGCGTCCTGCCACAGGGTCAGCTCACCGACGGGGTCGTGGCCGGTCGTGAGCAGTGTGTGGGCGCGGGCGGCGGCGTCCGTCGCCAACTGGTCCAGCGCGAAGGGGTCCGGGCCGCCCGGGGACGCGGGGTAGGCCGGGGGCGGGTCGGGGTGCGGGCGGGGAGGCAGCGGGGCCGGAAGGGGCGGGAGGGTGCGCGGGGCGAGCGCATCGGAGGCCCGGACCCCGGGGAAGGAGGCCGGCCGCTGCTCCTGAGCGGCGCGGGCGGCGTGCGCGGCGTTGCGCCGGGACAGCTCGTCGAGCACCTCTCGTTCGCCCCGGCCCCGTAGCAGGAGGAGGACGAAGGGATCGGCGTCGAGGAGGCGGGCGGTCTGGTAGCAGAGGGCGGCGGCGTGCTTACAGGGGTGCCCGGAGTCGGGGCAGCTGCACCGGGGTTCGAGGTCCCCCGGGCCGGGCAGCAGCGGCGCCCCGCAGTCGGCGAGGGACTGGGGCATCTCCTTGTCGAGCAACGCGGCGATGTGCCCGGGCCGCGCCACGGCGGCGTCCAGGAACCGCTCCCACTCCTGGTCGCCGAGGGTGCGCAGCCGCACCTGGACGCGGTACGGCCGCGGCCGGGAGCCCTGCACATAGGCGAGTACAAGCCCCGGTGTCACGGTGATGGCATCGACATGCCCCTTTGCGGCGTACCCGCGCCCCCGCACCAGCCGGGCGGCATCCAGCGCTCCCTCCTCCAGGGCGGCCACCCAGGCGTTCCCCCACCAGCTCTCCGCGAAGCCGCCGGGTCGGGACGTCGCCTCCCGGTTCCCCGAGGCCGGCAGCGCGGGGAAGGTGCGGCGCAGCTCACCGTCACGGCCGGGGGCGGCCATGGAGGAGGGCGAAGAAGAGGCGGAGGAGGCGGCGATGCGTGGGTTGTCGAGGGGACCGTCGAGGAGCGCCGCCTGCCGGAACCCGGCGGTGTTACGGGTGTTCGGGGTACCCAGGGCGTTGGGGACGTCCCGCGACGCGCCTGATGATGCCTGCGGAGCCTCGACACCCAGAGTGGCATTCCGCGAGACCGGCGAAGCCACGGCACGCAGGACGTCCCCGACAGTCATCGGCGTCGACGTGTCCGTGCTCGGCTCGTCGTCCGGAGTCTTCGGCCCACTCGCCGAAGCCGCCGGGGACGTGTCGGTGGGCAACTGGAAGGACCCGGCGAGCAGTTCCCGTACGGCATGCGTCCGGTCCTCGGGGATCCGGTCACGTGGGTTCTGCCCCGGCACGGGCGGGGCGGGCCGCCGCGTGGCCTCGGCTGCCGCCGACTCCGCGTCGAGACGGGCCCGTCGAGCCTCCCCCCGCGCGGCGCGCAATGCCTCTCGGGCGACGTCCCCGGGACGCCCGCCCTTGCGCCCTTCGTTGTCGGCGCGCCCTTCCGGAACCTTCCCAACCGCCGATTCGGTGTCGTCCGCCGCCTGTGCCTCCGTGACCTGGCTGCCGGTCGGCGGCGTCGCGCGCCGCAGAGCCGCCCGGGCCGCGTCTCCTGGCCGGGCATCACGCGCGTCGGCCTCCGCCCCGCCACGCGACCCGCTCGTCTCCTGACCCGCGACGTGCTCCCGTGCCGCCCGCAAGGCCCTGCGCGCCGCGTCGGCGGGCCGGTCCCGCTCGGGTACGTCCGACAGAGGGTGCCCGCCCGACACCGGCTCCTCCTCCACCGCGTCGCGCCCTTCCCCGCCCTCCCGGCGTTCCTCCGAGGCCATCACACCGCCCCCCGCAACGACACCAGGTCGGACAGTGCCCGATCCGTCAGTTCCGTGAAGGACGACTCGCCGGAGGTCAGGATCGCGTCGGCCAGGGCCCGCTTGGACTCCAGCATCTCCGCGATGCGGTCCTCGACCGTGCCCTCGGTGATCAGGCGGTGCACCTGGACCGGCTGGGTCTGGCCGATGCGGTAGGCGCGGTCCGTGGCCTGTTCCTCGACCGCCGGGTTCCACCAGCGGTCGAAGTGGATGACATGGCCCGCGCGCGTGAGGTTCAGGCCGGTGCCGGCGGCCTTCAGGGAGAGGATCAGGATCGGGGTCGCGCCGCTCTGGAAACGGTCCACCATGCGTTCCCGTTCGGGGACCGGGGTGCCGCCGTGCAGCAGTTCCACCGGGACCGCGCGGGCCGCGAGGTGGGCCGTGATCAGGCGGGCCATTCCCACGTACTGCGTGAACACCAGTGCCGAGCCGTCCTCGGCGAGCAGGGTGTCCAACAGCTCGTCCAGCAGGGCGAGTTTGCCGGAGCGGGCAGCCAGCCGGTCGCCTGCGGCAGGCCCGGGGGCCTCCTCCTTCAGGTACAGGGCGGGGTGGTCGCAGATCTGCTTGAGGGATGTCAGCAGCTTCAGGACCAGGCCCCGGCGGGCGATGCCGTCCGCCGTCTCGATGGCGAGCAGCGACTCGCGCACCACCGCCTCGTACAACGCGGCCTGTTCACGCGTCAGGGGGACCGGATGGTCCGTCTCCGTCTTCGGTGGCAATTCCGGGACGATGCCCGGGTCGGACTTCTTTCGGCGCAGGAGGAACGGGCGGACCAGGCGGGCGAGTCGGGCCACCGCCTCCTCGTCCTCACCGGTCTCCACCGCGCGCGCGTGCCGGGCCCGGAAGGACTTCAGGGGGCCCAGGAGGCCGGGGGTGGTCCAGTCGAGCAGGGCCCAGAGTTCGGAGAGGTTGTTCTCCACGGGGGTGCCGGTGAGCGCCACGCGCGCGGGGGTCGGGATCGTGCGCAGCGCCTTCGCCGTCGCCGAGTAGGGGTTCTTGACGTGCTGCGCCTCGTCCGCGACGACCATCCCCCACGGCTGCTCGGCCAGCTGGGGTGCCGTCGACCGCATGGTGCCGTACGTCGTGAGGACGAAGCCGCCCGGCATGTCCTCCAGGGTGCGGTCGGGGCCGTGGTAGCGGCGGACGGGGACGCCGGGCGCGAACTTCGTGATCTCGCGCTGCCAGTTGCCCAGCAGGGAGGC
Protein-coding sequences here:
- a CDS encoding SWIM zinc finger family protein, translating into MASEERREGGEGRDAVEEEPVSGGHPLSDVPERDRPADAARRALRAAREHVAGQETSGSRGGAEADARDARPGDAARAALRRATPPTGSQVTEAQAADDTESAVGKVPEGRADNEGRKGGRPGDVAREALRAARGEARRARLDAESAAAEATRRPAPPVPGQNPRDRIPEDRTHAVRELLAGSFQLPTDTSPAASASGPKTPDDEPSTDTSTPMTVGDVLRAVASPVSRNATLGVEAPQASSGASRDVPNALGTPNTRNTAGFRQAALLDGPLDNPRIAASSASSSPSSMAAPGRDGELRRTFPALPASGNREATSRPGGFAESWWGNAWVAALEEGALDAARLVRGRGYAAKGHVDAITVTPGLVLAYVQGSRPRPYRVQVRLRTLGDQEWERFLDAAVARPGHIAALLDKEMPQSLADCGAPLLPGPGDLEPRCSCPDSGHPCKHAAALCYQTARLLDADPFVLLLLRGRGEREVLDELSRRNAAHAARAAQEQRPASFPGVRASDALAPRTLPPLPAPLPPRPHPDPPPAYPASPGGPDPFALDQLATDAAARAHTLLTTGHDPVGELTLWQDAVRLAAARPGSGLTAGTRTLYSSLARAADRTPAELARAVAAWRQGGLDGLAVLEEAWDPPAGRFDRARPLLLAADLPAFRPRRNHLTHPRGHIQLRLGRDGLWYAYESEPGHDDWWPRGTPDLDPVGALTGLGNPTEP
- a CDS encoding YcnI family copper-binding membrane protein codes for the protein MSTTRTTTTLRRSGVVVALAAAGVLTAAGVASAHVTMHPESYAKGATDGVLTFRVPNEEDTAGTTKVQVFLPTDHPVLGVLVSPRDGWTAKVTNTKLKTPVKTDDGTITDAVSEITWTGGRIGAGQFEDFDVAFGQLPDDAGQLTFKTLQTYSDGKIVRWIEEAESGGDEPENPAPVLKLTAKDADDAEGAEGGASTASASATTKSSGNSTATASSSDSTARGLGVAGLVVGVLGLAAAVFAVVRSRSAGSRAE
- a CDS encoding TIGR04282 family arsenosugar biosynthesis glycosyltransferase, with protein sequence MTTLLVIAKEPRPGRVKTRLTPPFTPEEAAALAEAALTDTLRTVAGTPVRRRVLVLDGTAGPWLPPGFDVVPQCAGGLDERLAAAFAGCDGPALLIGMDTPQVTPGLLTVDFDGYDACFGPADDGGFWALGLAEPDPELLRGVPMSTPATGAVQRDRLVAAGLRVRELPRLRDVDTAADAEAVAAVAPYGCFAAELARLARLRTAGRR
- a CDS encoding molybdopterin-dependent oxidoreductase — its product is MSRLPAPSSSPTSPGFWRSPVRGPWFTSVLGLVLLGGITVLFVTGLLSYAAYNPDLARVNDKTPDKGLLGFYLFAWPTRPYWLYRLNQGVHVTLGITLVPVLLAKLWSVVPKLFALPPARSLAHALERISLLFLVGGVLFEFVTGVLNVQLDYVFPGSFYPLHFYGAWVFFAAFVVHVVLRGPAAVRNVRRMRAGKGPEEEAGGEPDFPLVSPRPTEPTVSRRGALWLVGGGSLLLFGTTVGQNFDGPLRRTALLAPHGGADPGSGPGGFQINKTAASRGISARETSEDVWRLVVTGPSGTIRLSRAELLELPLHSSALPIACVEGWSTGDQWWRGVRLRELAALVGYEADAAPDVLVESLQRRGAFRKAALRSNQVRDPRSLLALDVNGEPLTSDHGYPARIIVPAAPGVLNTKWVARMTFGDL
- a CDS encoding glycosyltransferase family 2 protein, giving the protein MTSSAPEDVDVVLPCLNEAEALPWVLDRVPPGWRAIVVDNGSTDGSADIARERGATVVHEARRGFGAACHAGLTAATAEIVCFCDCDASLDPALLMPFVREVQGGEADLVLGRRRPQGRGAWPVHARAGNLALSRMLRRRTGLRLHDLGPLRAARREALLGLDLTDRRSGYPLQMVVRAADAGWRVTEHDVPYLPRSGASKVTGTWRGTWEAVRDMSRVLAQAPVVPTAAEVQGHEGIRR
- a CDS encoding response regulator transcription factor, with translation MEQQPHEQAADTSAGRGAGAARARVLVVDDDPTVAEVVSGYLDRAGYLVDRAEDGPTALAGAAAHWPDLVVLDLMLPGMDGLEVCRRLRGRGPVPVIMLTARGDEDDRIMGLEVGADDYVTKPFSPRELVLRVESVLRRTRPPVGARPLGGAGLTVDPAARRAAKNGAELALTLREFDLLAFFLRHPGRAYSREDLMREVWGWDFGDLSTVTVHVRRLRNKVEDDPARPRLIQTVWGVGYRFDPAGAAGQGQE
- a CDS encoding class I SAM-dependent methyltransferase, whose amino-acid sequence is MTARDTSGHSWSADPYADALRAGRGPLFLRRGDGWLLPLDVERWCARADTVDRQVLDRCEGAVLDVGCGPGRLVAELAARGRTVLGIDVSEAAVAHTVGLGGPALWRSVFDPLPGEGRWNTALLLDDNLGIGGDPRALLRRLARLLLPGGLLIAETVPVDVDERADVRIVCGTDAQGATGAAFPWARLGTPALLRYARPLGWRTVDQWTAGGRCFVSLRSRSTSSRADPPNSTAVISSQRVRKPSAERPVADS